One Lepisosteus oculatus isolate fLepOcu1 chromosome 4, fLepOcu1.hap2, whole genome shotgun sequence genomic window, CGGCGTGCGTCCGTACCAACCGGGCTCCGAGTGGACGCGTGAGGCCCAAATCCACTTCCGACGTTTGCCTTGAGCGCTGGACTTCATTTGAGGCCAGCGACCCAGAGGACTGGACCACCTCCCTGTTGACGAGGGGACGCAATCGGCAACCCTTGGTCCTGGGAGACAACAGCTTTGCTGACTTGATTGAGAACTGGATGGACCTACCGGAGTGCCCAGATCCGGCAGAACTGAAGCCAAACCCAGGGCGACGTTTGGCCAAAGACTTCTTGCTCAACATGCGGCGCAAACTGACTGGAATGTCAAAAGGCACAGATGGACGGGGCAAATCTGTGGATGGCACACGGGCCAACAGGACTGGAGCACCAAAGCGTCTATCTTGTCCTGTAGGTTTCCAAGCCAGAGTGCCCTACTTTCACCAGTCACACACAGGTCTTCATGAACTGGGAACAGACTTCTACCAGTTCACTGCATTAATGAAAACTGGCAGCCGACAGCCTATCATCTGCAATGACATTATTGGGTATATCTAACAGACTCAGGAGCTTGGGATTCACCACTTGCTTAGCACATGTTTTCTACAACATTTTTTATGCCTCTTTTGTTATGTCTCACTTGTGCCCATAATAAAGcccaacatttttttaatgaaatgccttttttttttactggaggAGGTGTACTTGTTCTTGCGCTtcagtttaaaatatattaagaatTGTTCCATTGaaatggaaaagaagaaaaatggctAACAATTTATGACTAGTAGGCTGGCAACTTGAACAAATAAAGAGTAAGCTTTGAGTGTGTAGCTATCATATGCAGAGAGTACTGTTTCCTGGTCCATCTTTTAAATTGATAAGAATAGCAGTTTTTACATGTGTTCCTAACTCATGTACAAAACCCAAAGGTTCTttaatacaa contains:
- the inka1 gene encoding PAK4-inhibitor inka2, with product MLCLREPGDCLREQMQCVMKTLQDLKQMRGGCQASSRPTPAATRGCQKRVLQRERLARLRISEGLESSTYDSACCLASSVEEDSGSRLAVGSPSSEKSLEFDSGYSEASWQDEVVVLRRSRNVRVSSAACVRTNRAPSGRVRPKSTSDVCLERWTSFEASDPEDWTTSLLTRGRNRQPLVLGDNSFADLIENWMDLPECPDPAELKPNPGRRLAKDFLLNMRRKLTGMSKGTDGRGKSVDGTRANRTGAPKRLSCPVGFQARVPYFHQSHTGLHELGTDFYQFTALMKTGSRQPIICNDIIGYI